A window of the Mesotoga prima MesG1.Ag.4.2 genome harbors these coding sequences:
- a CDS encoding transaldolase family protein, with product MLYIDGICEKSVELVEQPVFAGITTNPTILKRDRPGWGLMDAMKFLSKVPGERHFVQGSLSSTEWIQKVKEFIKKSDFDPEFFTIKLPWDPQKASNIVPQLNDIGVGVCATAVYTLQQYYAAVSMEVEYVAVYFDRMVKAGIDADLRITEMLDIGDWHSNAPRIIAASIKDIESANKLISLGVHDLTLPIEIAAEYVQGSFPADDLNRFEADFKL from the coding sequence ATGTTATACATTGACGGTATTTGTGAAAAGAGCGTTGAACTCGTTGAACAGCCGGTCTTTGCCGGAATCACTACCAACCCCACAATACTGAAAAGAGACAGGCCGGGATGGGGCCTGATGGATGCAATGAAATTTCTCTCAAAGGTCCCGGGCGAGAGACACTTCGTTCAGGGCAGCCTCTCTTCGACCGAATGGATTCAAAAGGTAAAGGAATTCATAAAGAAGAGCGATTTCGATCCCGAATTCTTTACTATCAAACTGCCCTGGGATCCGCAGAAGGCCTCTAATATTGTCCCTCAGCTGAACGATATTGGAGTTGGAGTATGTGCTACGGCCGTTTACACTTTACAGCAGTACTACGCCGCGGTCAGCATGGAAGTTGAGTATGTGGCCGTGTACTTCGATAGAATGGTGAAGGCGGGAATAGATGCTGACTTGAGAATTACGGAGATGTTAGACATTGGTGACTGGCACTCAAACGCCCCTAGAATCATTGCGGCAAGTATAAAGGATATCGAGAGCGCAAACAAACTTATCTCACTGGGTGTCCATGATCTCACGTTGCCCATCGAGATCGCAGCTGAATACGTTCAGGGTAGTTTTCCGGCAGATGATCTCAACAGGTTCGAGGCTGACTTCAAGTTATGA